In Myxococcus virescens, a single window of DNA contains:
- a CDS encoding SDR family NAD(P)-dependent oxidoreductase has translation MNRKDGFMAELSPLQQALLTIEKLQKKLATASNGEREPIAIIGMACRFPGGATSPAKFRDLLWGAQEALTAIPSDRQALQGLYDPDPSRPGKLSMRRAGFVDEVDRFDAEFFHISRREAEGMDPQQRFFLEVSWEALEDAGIPPHQLKGTRTGVFAGVHAKDYAFVTGGGLEKVSAHYSTGVDASYVPGRLSYLLGLEGPSMAVDTACSSSLSAVHLACQSLRTEESTLAIAGGVKLILAPQLSVFLSKAGALSPSGHCRTFDRDADGMVQGEGCGVVVLKRLRDAVRDGDRILATLRGTGMNHDGASGGLTVPNVGAQEALYRRVLQRAGIEPGQVDYLEAHGTGTRLGDPIELDGVSRVYGASRTSERPLWIGSVKPNIGHTEAAAGIAGLIKAVLVLQAGEVPPSINFEHPTPEFTWEGSGLAVPRARTALAEKDGPHRVAVSSFGMSGVNAHALVEAYAEAAHAAADAGPYVLPLSARSEPALRTLAASWLRYVSEAGPGTRLQDACFMAGAGRSHHAHRAALVAPTPEALRAALHAVTEGRDAPGVTRGSGEGEPVFLFGGTEPEANRLLRELLGRDVFRAHAEKVDAVLRQVAGGSVIEQVAGAQAGEGHPVGALLVLQLALAELWRACGLTPAAVSGFGVGALSAGVVAGALSVEDAVRLALQLAPAQPVRPQPVKCPFFSTVDDAWIEAGATVPGAYWERQRAAASDLTSSVAHLGARNASAFIQVSCEASVGEALEAAARSRGSKAVILRASRPGEDAWAGVLGVIAGGYSSGGSIRFEGLCTGARKTVVPTYPWQRERYWWDGAVAPAPSSVQTVRDASPRDLFCELTWHARTVGQGGVDAEGRWLIVSTQPATSESLRQALSTAGGTARVAIVGSELASVLREWLSESPAPRGVIYLSGSEHSESLEGLHTSVQREVHAAASLVQTLARQSVPTLPRLFLVTQGSQAAGGGTGPTAIAGAPLWGLGRVVAYEHPELACKRIDIEPAAFGTLVTELARKVPAAADDDEVVLRGEQRRVPSLTQTQTIPEGVGAFRPRQDRTYLITGGLGGIGLRLASWLVERGARHLALCGRKGETDEARQALAPLRAAGARVETFRVDVSRPESVAEMLAAVRRGGAPLGGIFHSAGVLADSSLLQWEPQDFETVMGPKVDGAWNLHALATDTTLEHFVLFSSTASLMGSPGQASYAASNAFLDALAHFRRERGLPAISLNWGSWGEVGMAVADARRGDRLAERGMSPMSVDEALAAMALVLAENRVTRGIARFDVARWTASHPSIVASSLFRPASVTDDVPDVVEAPRKLREVLLALEGSARRGVLEARLKEMISEVGKIPTAKLSSTDSFDALGFDSIMALELRDMVLGELDVSLPLKSFVDESSIEQVTAELLEKLAVASVLGAASSERNDSKRVLL, from the coding sequence ATGAACCGCAAGGACGGATTCATGGCGGAGTTGTCGCCACTCCAGCAGGCGTTGCTGACCATCGAGAAGCTGCAGAAGAAGCTGGCCACGGCCTCGAATGGTGAGCGGGAGCCGATTGCCATCATCGGCATGGCCTGCCGCTTTCCAGGGGGCGCCACCAGCCCCGCGAAGTTCCGTGACCTGCTGTGGGGGGCACAAGAGGCGCTGACGGCGATTCCCAGCGACCGACAGGCGCTCCAGGGGCTCTATGACCCGGACCCCTCCAGGCCCGGGAAGTTGTCCATGCGCCGCGCCGGCTTCGTCGACGAGGTGGACCGGTTCGACGCGGAGTTCTTCCACATCTCCCGGCGTGAAGCCGAGGGCATGGACCCGCAGCAGCGCTTCTTCCTGGAGGTGAGCTGGGAGGCCCTGGAGGACGCTGGCATTCCCCCGCACCAGCTCAAGGGGACGCGGACCGGTGTCTTCGCGGGCGTCCACGCGAAGGACTACGCGTTCGTCACGGGGGGCGGGCTGGAGAAGGTGAGCGCCCACTACTCCACGGGTGTGGACGCCAGCTATGTCCCGGGCCGGCTGTCGTACCTCCTCGGGCTCGAAGGGCCGAGCATGGCGGTGGACACCGCGTGCTCGTCCTCTTTGTCCGCCGTGCACCTGGCGTGTCAGAGCCTGCGGACGGAGGAGTCGACGCTCGCCATCGCCGGAGGCGTGAAGCTCATCCTGGCGCCGCAGCTCAGCGTGTTCCTGTCCAAGGCGGGAGCTCTCTCCCCCAGCGGCCATTGCCGCACGTTCGACCGGGACGCGGACGGCATGGTGCAGGGGGAAGGCTGTGGCGTGGTCGTCCTGAAGCGGCTGCGGGACGCCGTCCGGGATGGCGACCGCATCCTCGCGACCTTGCGCGGCACGGGCATGAACCACGACGGCGCGAGCGGTGGTCTCACGGTGCCGAACGTCGGGGCGCAGGAAGCGCTGTACCGGCGCGTGTTGCAGCGCGCGGGCATCGAGCCCGGCCAGGTGGACTACCTGGAAGCGCACGGGACGGGAACGCGGCTGGGAGATCCTATTGAGCTGGACGGCGTGTCGCGCGTCTACGGCGCATCGCGGACGTCGGAGCGCCCGCTGTGGATTGGCTCCGTCAAGCCGAACATCGGTCACACGGAAGCCGCGGCCGGCATCGCGGGACTCATCAAGGCCGTCCTGGTGCTCCAGGCGGGCGAGGTGCCTCCCTCCATCAACTTCGAGCACCCGACCCCGGAGTTCACGTGGGAGGGCTCAGGGCTCGCGGTGCCTCGAGCGCGCACGGCCCTGGCGGAGAAGGACGGCCCTCATCGCGTCGCCGTGAGCTCGTTTGGGATGAGCGGTGTGAACGCGCACGCGCTCGTCGAGGCGTACGCGGAGGCCGCCCATGCCGCCGCGGACGCCGGGCCGTATGTGTTGCCCCTCTCCGCGCGCTCGGAGCCCGCGTTGCGCACCCTGGCGGCATCATGGCTCCGGTACGTGTCGGAGGCCGGTCCTGGAACGCGGCTCCAGGATGCGTGCTTCATGGCGGGCGCTGGACGCTCACACCATGCGCACCGTGCGGCGCTCGTGGCGCCGACGCCCGAGGCGCTTCGAGCGGCCCTTCACGCTGTCACGGAGGGACGCGATGCGCCGGGTGTCACTCGAGGTTCAGGCGAGGGTGAGCCCGTCTTCCTCTTCGGTGGCACCGAGCCCGAGGCCAACCGATTGTTGCGTGAGCTGCTGGGCCGGGACGTCTTCCGAGCCCACGCGGAGAAGGTGGATGCGGTTCTCCGGCAGGTGGCGGGTGGGTCCGTCATCGAACAGGTGGCGGGAGCGCAGGCGGGCGAAGGACACCCGGTGGGCGCGCTCCTCGTGCTCCAGCTCGCGTTGGCGGAGCTCTGGCGCGCGTGCGGTCTGACCCCCGCCGCTGTTTCCGGCTTCGGCGTGGGAGCGCTCTCCGCGGGAGTGGTCGCGGGAGCACTCAGCGTGGAAGACGCCGTGCGGCTCGCCTTGCAGTTGGCCCCAGCGCAGCCCGTGCGTCCTCAACCTGTGAAGTGCCCGTTCTTCTCCACCGTCGATGACGCCTGGATCGAAGCGGGCGCCACGGTGCCGGGCGCGTACTGGGAGCGGCAGCGCGCTGCGGCGAGCGACCTGACGTCGTCCGTGGCGCACCTGGGGGCGCGGAACGCCTCGGCTTTCATCCAGGTCTCTTGTGAGGCTTCCGTTGGGGAGGCGTTGGAGGCCGCTGCACGAAGCCGGGGAAGCAAGGCCGTCATCCTGCGTGCCAGCAGGCCCGGTGAGGATGCCTGGGCGGGTGTCCTGGGCGTCATCGCGGGTGGGTACTCCTCGGGAGGCTCCATTCGTTTCGAGGGGCTCTGCACGGGGGCGCGCAAGACGGTGGTTCCGACGTACCCGTGGCAGCGTGAGCGCTACTGGTGGGACGGAGCGGTCGCTCCAGCGCCGAGCAGCGTGCAGACCGTCCGGGACGCATCCCCCCGGGACCTCTTCTGCGAACTCACGTGGCATGCGCGCACGGTGGGGCAGGGGGGCGTGGACGCGGAGGGGCGCTGGCTCATCGTGAGCACGCAGCCGGCTACCTCGGAGTCGCTTCGGCAAGCCCTGTCCACCGCCGGAGGCACGGCGCGCGTGGCCATCGTGGGCTCCGAGCTGGCGTCGGTGCTGCGGGAGTGGCTGTCCGAGAGCCCGGCGCCCCGAGGCGTCATCTACCTGTCGGGTTCGGAGCACTCCGAATCACTGGAAGGGCTGCACACATCGGTTCAGCGAGAGGTCCACGCGGCGGCGTCGCTCGTGCAGACCCTGGCGCGGCAGTCGGTGCCTACGCTGCCTCGGTTGTTCCTCGTCACCCAGGGCTCGCAAGCCGCTGGCGGAGGAACTGGACCCACGGCGATTGCTGGCGCGCCGCTGTGGGGCCTGGGACGGGTTGTCGCCTACGAGCACCCGGAGCTTGCCTGCAAGCGCATCGACATCGAACCCGCGGCCTTCGGTACGCTGGTGACGGAGCTGGCGCGCAAGGTCCCTGCTGCCGCTGATGACGACGAGGTCGTGCTGCGCGGCGAGCAGCGGCGGGTGCCCTCGCTCACGCAGACCCAGACGATTCCGGAAGGCGTGGGAGCGTTTCGTCCCCGGCAAGACCGCACGTATCTGATTACGGGTGGGCTCGGCGGAATCGGACTGCGGCTCGCCTCCTGGCTGGTGGAGCGCGGCGCGCGGCACCTTGCCCTCTGTGGAAGAAAAGGTGAGACCGACGAGGCCCGGCAGGCCCTGGCGCCGCTGCGTGCGGCGGGCGCGCGGGTGGAGACCTTCCGCGTCGATGTGAGCCGCCCGGAGTCGGTGGCGGAGATGCTGGCTGCCGTCCGCCGAGGCGGAGCGCCGCTGGGGGGCATCTTCCACAGCGCGGGTGTGCTGGCGGACAGCTCGTTGTTGCAGTGGGAGCCCCAGGACTTCGAGACGGTCATGGGCCCCAAGGTCGACGGTGCCTGGAACCTCCATGCGCTGGCCACCGACACCACCCTCGAGCACTTCGTCCTGTTTTCCTCGACGGCGTCGCTGATGGGCTCGCCGGGACAGGCCAGCTACGCCGCATCCAACGCGTTCCTCGATGCGCTGGCGCACTTCCGTCGCGAACGGGGCCTGCCGGCCATCAGTCTCAACTGGGGGAGCTGGGGCGAGGTCGGCATGGCCGTCGCGGATGCCCGGCGTGGCGACCGGCTGGCGGAGCGGGGCATGTCGCCCATGTCCGTGGATGAAGCCCTGGCGGCCATGGCGCTGGTGCTCGCGGAGAACCGCGTCACCCGGGGCATCGCGCGCTTCGATGTGGCGCGATGGACTGCCAGCCATCCCTCCATCGTGGCTTCGTCGCTGTTCCGGCCCGCGTCCGTCACCGATGACGTACCTGACGTCGTGGAGGCGCCGCGCAAGCTGCGCGAGGTGTTGCTCGCGCTGGAAGGATCCGCGCGCCGCGGCGTCCTGGAGGCGCGTCTCAAGGAGATGATCAGCGAGGTCGGCAAGATTCCGACGGCGAAGCTCTCGTCGACGGACTCGTTCGACGCGCTGGGGTTCGACTCCATCATGGCGCTCGAGTTGCGGGACATGGTGCTGGGTGAACTCGACGTGAGCCTGCCCCTCAAGAGTTTCGTCGATGAAAGTTCCATTGAGCAGGTGACGGCTGAGCTTCTCGAAAAGCTCGCTGTGGCCAGTGTGCTCGGCGCTGCCTCCTCGGAGCGCAATGATTCGAAGCGGGTCCTGCTATGA